The sequence ctagtacaagtaggagtgGGCTTGGACctattacattgggctaatatgtctaatatatctctaacaccctcCTTCAAactcaaggcggaatcttaatGAAGGTTTGAGGCTGGATAAGTATGAGAAGATCAATTGGAGATGCCTTTGAAGAAACCACAATGAATAATGTGTCAATTGACCAATTTCGGAGCTTTAAATGAAGAAGTGGAGTCCAAAATCGGAATCTACACAAAATACTGAGCAAGATAGGCACTTTTGGAAATTTCAACTTTTGGTCAAAGGTCAATGCAAAGTCAAAGCCAATGAAAGACAAAGTCAACGGATCTTGGTCAAAGTCAACGACTACATTGTCCGGGTCGGGTCACAAATCGGGCTATAAAGATGGTGATGTTATCCTGATGACATGGCGCTGACCTAGACTAGGGCTGACGTGGCTAGGGCTTGTGTGGCGCTGACGTGGCTAGATGACATCATCAAATGACATCAACAGAAGTCTTTTGGAGCATTGTGGTATGTGCATTCCTCGGTAGCATGTGGATCTAATGGTGTGCGCGTGGTGGCGCGTCATTCGTCGGATAAAGGCCAAATTTCACAATCTGACAGATTAGTGGGCTACAAGGTCGTCATGGCGGCGCATGTGGCCAAAGTCTAATCTGGAAGTCGAGAACTTTCGGCAACGCGTGGGATTGTGCTGGAATCTCTTATGGAGTGTGGTGGCACATGAAGCTTCTGGTGGTGACCAGCTTTCTGGGTTTTGGTCGTGGGATGCAATGGAGTACGTTTGTGGCGTTAGTTTCATTAGGCGAAGGCTCGATGTGCACAGATTTGAGAAGGTAAGTCACGGTTTGCTTGGTTGTTGAATTTTGACATAACATTGAGCCACCGTGGCTATGAGATGCCATGGAGTCTAGATTCAGCATACAAGCATATGTGACTTTAGATGGTGGCATGCACGTGAGAATCTTCTTTGCTTGCTAGAGATGTTTGTTTGATGCCAAGAATGAAGTttgactctgataccatgttaaataaatattagcaATGCGATGTGTTATACCATGTTGGATATACTAATACTAGAGTGGATGCGGAAGAGGAAgcataaaataggaacactGAGAACATgagggttacgtggttcaaCCTTGTTGGCCTACATCCATAGAAGAATCCCttaaggtggcgtttggtatggggtaatgttttaggattttcaggaatgtttaaagattcccatgtttggttgcaaattacgctagggaatcagatgccaggggaatccttaaacccctctcagtaggaatgtggattccctttaaaacaggtgggaatccagattcccaaacttaaaataaattgtattttttataaattgacaattttaaccctttttccttatcatttaagcaattaagataaactataaaacaaattatcaatatcttctctcttgtctttatcttttcccaccaaaacaacataaacaggataaataactctgctaatagttatttttgtattattcttgtcattttgaaatgttagatcacagttttaatgaatgtgttgctaattgatagtttatataatgttttttatctatctatttagagtaagatatttttttaaaggactaattaatagtttatatatattttttcattatttatttaaaggaagatttttttttaatgggcttggtactttacattcaaatctaaggacaaaatgggaaaaacaaataattcatttaagattcctgggaatacaccaaacattatcatctcacattcataggaatctcccaatgaaaccaaacataggaatagctacattcctaggaatcacattcctgggaatctagatgccaggagtaatgtggattccccgtaccaaacgccacataagggttacatttttattatataagagtgtagtacaataacctgtattacaatgaaccctaacatgagtatatatagacaactaaaccctagactactagtacaagtaggagtgGACTTGGACctattacattgggctaatatatctaatatatctctaacaattAATACCTATTAAACTTCATAAAGGTGATAAGTCATAATTAGTGGATAATAAGATTTAATATGAacatattgcttttttttttttttttttaaagaggaaACGATAGTAGATTTTATTAATGAAGAAGCATGATATACAATGGGAAAGAGAAAGATGGACATATGACCccccttttttctcttttgcctCACTAGCATACACTAGAGTGGCTTGATTACATCGTAAAcaaagtaagaaaagaaaaagaaacaaagataaaaattcaaaaatccaaaaaactaCTGTAAGAAAAGCGAATCTTCTCTTAAATGCCTGGAACTCCTGAAAATCTACCAAACGACACCTTCTTGATATACCTGGACATCAAAAGaagatgattttatttttttgggtttttttttttttttttttttttgtaggagTGTCCTCATACTTGGCATGGCTGCCCAGCAGCCTCCATTGATCCCGTAGTTGACACAACACCTTGTTCATTCTCTacaattttatgtttcttttctctcttaacACCTATTGCATCTTTATTACAATTTTCTACTTGCTTCCTTTTATGCCCTGGGTCCATGTCAGCAGTTGAAGAATTAGAAATAATCTGAGCTTTGGCAAGCCTCTTCcaattcttctttgttttcagGCTTCCAGTTTTAGACTCCTCCTCAGCCTCAACCTTTTTTGGGCCATACAAAGATTGGCTCACACCTTTCTCATGATTCCCACTTCTTTTTGGCCGCACCTTACTCTTGTTCTTGTTTCCTTGCACATTACCATAACCAACTTTAAAACCTATATCTGATCCCTCAAAAACCGGTGGAGATATTTGCTCACTTTGTTTCCCCATTAAATCATGATTAAGGATGACAGCATCCTCATCCATGACTGCCACCTCAATCAAATCGGAGGAAATCGTGCAATTATCTGTCACGTAATCAGTTTGAGGAATTTTTGTACCTGAAAAATCTGAGTTAGTTAGGATGGCATGATCAAGCTCCGTGATCAACTCCTCAAAAATGGGAACGTGATTCTTCACCGTCAAATTTGTATCTTTCTCTACTGTAACACCATCACCTGCTGAAGCACCATCAAAGCTACCACCTTTAGGTAGATTGCCCGACGGCATTAAGATCATTCGTTCACTTCCACTTCCGATTGTTGGATCGCCCTGCGCATTTACCTTCCAGTTTAAAGAAACCCGATCCTCCTGCTCAATCTGAACATCATCATTCCGTCTCCCTAGGCTGCGTCGTGCTTTGTTGCATTGCCGTGATTTCTATGATGCCCCGCCTTCAACCATTCCCCATAAGGAAGACACCTCTGTTTTTCGTCCCTTGAAACAGAGCAGTCCCAAATCTCATGACCAATTCGACCACATTGATAACAAAGCCCAACTAAACGTTCATACTTGAAGCCAATACAAATCTTATCACCTTCAGGACTAGCAACAACTCCTCCTTGACATAATGATTTGTCCAATGGCAACTCCACCCTTACTCTGATAAAGCAAGCTTGGTCAGACGAAAAAACCTTCAAATCAACATCCAGTACTTTTCCCAGACCATTGCCAATATCCTTGCCGACCTCTTCCAATAACAGATCGAAAGGTAAACCCCACACCTGAATCCACATCGGCATTAGGGAGAATCGAACCGAAGTGGCTGTCATTCCTCTCTCCGATCTTCGTAACACCAGAGTGTGACCCTCAAAACTCCAAGGACCATTGGCCAACACCCACTTCAATTGACTTTTCAttgtaaatttaaattgaaaaagattATTTCCCACTTCAACTATGTGTAAATCCAAGCCCATCCTCCACACAGACCTTAGCAAGCCCTTGGCTGCACGCTGATTAAAAGTTCGTGTAGTGAGAAACTTTCTAAACAAACTGAGGGAACATTCTTCTAGCATCCTTTCCCTCTGTAAAACCCCAACCTTAATTACTTCTCCCTCATCCTCTATCAAAGTTATATTTTGCAACTTGTCTATAAAATCCGAATCCATCATGTGATATTCCCTACCGAAACTCTCACAAAAATGGCAGACAAACACTGAGAGTTAAAAAACTAATCCTCACCCAGAATGTGAGAAGAAAAGTCTCTTCCTAGAGAGAAAAATACTCACCTGGCATGAGAAGGAAAATTAATATGAACATATTGTTAGTTTGTTACTACCACTTTTATTCTCCATAAATTATAATTACCCTCGAAAAAATTCTGCAC comes from Castanea sativa cultivar Marrone di Chiusa Pesio chromosome 3, ASM4071231v1 and encodes:
- the LOC142629106 gene encoding uncharacterized protein At4g02000-like; the encoded protein is MDSDFIDKLQNITLIEDEGEVIKVGVLQRERMLEECSLSLFRKFLTTRTFNQRAAKGLLRSVWRMGLDLHIVEVGNNLFQFKFTMKSQLKWVLANGPWSFEGHTLVLRRSERGMTATSVRFSLMPMWIQVWGLPFDLLLEEVGKDIGNGLGKVLDVDLKVFSSDQACFIRVRVELPLDKSLCQGGVVASPEGDKICIGFKYERLVGLCYQCGRIGHEIWDCSVSRDEKQRCLPYGEWLKAGHHRNHGNATKHDAA